A single Paraburkholderia sp. FT54 DNA region contains:
- the hppD gene encoding 4-hydroxyphenylpyruvate dioxygenase, whose amino-acid sequence MQVSTWENPVGTDGFEFIEYTAPDPKALGKLFEQMGFTAVARHRHKDVTLYRQGEINFIVNGEQDSFAQRFTRLHGPSICAIAFRVQDAAKAYKQALEKGAWGFDNKTGPMELNIPAIKGIGDSLIYFVDRWRGKNGAEPNSIGNIDIYDVDFEPIAGANPNPVGHGLTYIDHLTHNVHRGRMQEWAEFYERLFNFREVRYFDIEGKVTGVKSKAMTSPCGKIRIPINEEGSETAGQIQEYLDAYHGEGIQHIALGSNDIYRTVDGLRASNISLLDTIDTYYELVDRRVPNHGEPLDELRKRKILIDGAPEDLLLQIFTENQIGPIFFEIIQRKGNQGFGEGNFKALFESIELDQIRRGVVQDKS is encoded by the coding sequence ATGCAGGTTTCAACTTGGGAAAATCCGGTCGGCACCGACGGCTTCGAGTTCATCGAATACACCGCGCCGGATCCGAAGGCGCTCGGCAAGCTGTTCGAACAGATGGGCTTCACCGCTGTCGCGCGTCATCGTCATAAAGACGTGACGTTGTATCGGCAGGGCGAAATCAACTTCATCGTCAACGGGGAACAGGATTCGTTCGCGCAACGCTTCACGCGTCTGCACGGCCCGTCGATCTGCGCGATCGCCTTCCGCGTTCAGGACGCCGCCAAGGCATACAAGCAGGCTTTGGAAAAAGGCGCTTGGGGCTTCGACAACAAAACCGGCCCGATGGAATTGAACATTCCGGCGATCAAAGGCATTGGCGACTCGCTGATCTATTTCGTCGACCGCTGGCGCGGCAAGAACGGGGCCGAGCCGAACAGCATCGGCAACATCGACATTTACGACGTCGACTTCGAACCCATTGCGGGGGCGAATCCGAACCCGGTCGGCCACGGCTTGACCTACATCGACCATCTGACGCACAACGTGCATCGCGGCCGGATGCAGGAATGGGCGGAGTTCTACGAGCGTCTGTTCAATTTCCGCGAAGTGCGTTATTTCGACATCGAAGGCAAAGTGACGGGCGTGAAGTCGAAGGCAATGACCTCGCCGTGCGGCAAGATTCGCATCCCGATCAACGAAGAAGGTTCGGAAACCGCCGGCCAGATTCAGGAATATCTCGACGCCTACCACGGCGAAGGCATTCAGCACATTGCCTTGGGCAGCAACGACATTTACCGCACGGTGGACGGCTTACGCGCATCGAACATCTCGCTGCTCGATACGATCGACACTTACTATGAACTGGTCGACCGCCGCGTACCGAATCATGGTGAACCGCTCGACGAACTGCGCAAACGCAAGATTCTGATCGACGGCGCGCCGGAAGATTTGCTGCTGCAGATCTTCACCGAAAACCAGATCGGTCCGATCTTCTTCGAGATCATTCAGCGCAAGGGCAATCAGGGTTTCGGCGAGGGCAACTTCAAGGCGCTGTTCGAATCGATCGAACTGGATCAGATTCGCCGCGGTGTGGTGCAAGACAAGAGCTGA